A segment of the Georgenia sp. M64 genome:
GCGACGACGTCGCCCGCCGACTCCTGCGGGGACGTCCACACCCACCCGTCGATGTCGACCGAGGGCGCCACCAGCGCCGAGCCCTGCGCCAGGAGGAAGGACTGGGACTGGGCGGACGGGGCGGTGACGAGCCGGTCCGCGCCGTCGAGGAGGACGAGCGTGGGCTGCTCGGTCTCGTACCCGAGGGCGGGCGAGCGGGCGTCCAGCCCCGCGAGGCTGCCACCGGCCAGCGGGACCACCTCGCCGGCCACGACCTCGGCCAGCGCGCCGTCGGCGACGACCACCAGGGAGCCGGTGGTGTAGGGGTAGGAGGAGAGCTCGGGGATCGGCTCGGTGACCTCGTACGGTGCGCCGGCCGCCGTGATCTGGATGAGCTGGACGCCGGGGACGCCGAGCAGCGTGCGCTCGACCTGGGCGTACAGCGCGGCCCGCTCCTCCGGGTCGGCCGAGAGGGCGTCGGCGGAGAGGTCGACCCGCGCGACGCCGTCGGCGACCGTGACCGCCTCGACGGTCATGCGGGTGCCGGCCGGCACCATGGTGACGACGCCGGGCGAGAGCCACTGCGAGGGACCGTCGAGCAGGCCGCGGACCAGCGCCGTCGCCTGGTTCTCCCGCGGGTACCACCGCACGTCGGGGACGAGCGCGTCCTGCTCGGGCGTGAGGAAGTACACCGCACCCTGGGCGTAGAGCGAGCGGAAGTTCGCGGCCGGCAGCAGGACCCCGTCGTCGAGCTCGACGATGCGCCACTCCCCCGCGGCGTTGCGCACGAGGGTGAAGCCGGCCTCGATCGTCGTCTCGGGCGGCGACTCGGTGTAGTGCCCGGCGGAGTCCACCGAGGCCTCCGCGGCGACCGTGAGGCGCACGCCGCCGTCGTCGGTGCGCCCGAACGACGGCGCCGGGTTGTCGGCGTAGATCCGCACCTGCTCGAGCGGCTGCCACGCCTGGACCGCGGGCCCGGCGAGGAACTGCCGGGCGACGAGGAACTCGTCGGAGTACCCCGCGGCCGAGGCGGTGAGGAACCCCTCGACGATCTCCTGGGGGGAGGCGCCCTCACGCGGGCCGGCCGCGAACAGGCCGATGCCCTCCGACGGCGGGAGCTCGGGCTGGGAGGCGGAGACCGGACCCGACCGGGGCAGGCTCACACAGCCCGCCAGCGCCACGAGCGCGGCGAGGAGGACGGCCAGCAGCCGGACGCTGCGACGCGACGTCACGAGCCCTCCTCCGCCAGCTCCGACCACGACTCCGGCCCCGCGGCGCTCGAGACCTCCTGGGTGATCGTCGCCGGCTCCTCGTGGGGGTTCAGCGGCACGGGCGAGACCCCGAGCACCGCGCCGGCGTGGCGGGGCACGGTGAGCCGGAAGGACGCGCCGACGCCGATCTCCCCCCACGCCTCGAGGAGGCCGCCGTGCAGCCGGGCGTCCTCCTGGGAGATCGCCAGGCCCAGGCCGGTCCCGCCGGTGGTCCGCGCGCGGGCGGGGTCGGCGCGCCAGAAGCGGTCGAACACGTGCAGGGCCTCCTCGGCAGTCATGCCCACGCCGTGGTCGAGGACGCGCACCGCCACCGTCGTCGCGGACCCGGCGACGGTGAGGTCGATGGGGCGGCCCTCGCCGTGCTCGATCGCGTTGGCCAGGAGGTTGCGCAGGACCCGCTCCACGCGGCGGGAGTCCACCTCCACCGTGCACGGCCCGGCGGGCAGCTGGAGCCGGATCTCGGAACCCTTGCGCTCGGCGAGGATGGCGGTGAGCTCGACCACCCGCTGGACGATGTCACGCATGTCGCGCTCCTCGACCTCGAGGGCGGCGGCGCCGGCGTCGAACCGGGAGATCTCCAACAGGTCGGCGAGCATCGACTCGAACCGGTCGAGCTGGGTGTGCAGCAGCTCGGCGGAGCGGCGGACCGCCGGGTCGAAGGAGTCCCGGGCGTCGTGGATGAGCTCGCCCGCCATGCGGATGGTGGTCAGCGGGGTCCGCAGCTCGTGGGAGACGTCCGAGACGAACCGCTGCTGGAGGCGGGAGAGCTCCTCCATGCGCTCGATCTGTCGCTGGAGCGACTCCGCCATCTCGTTGAAGGAGTCCCCCAGCACGGCGAGCTCGTCGTGGCCGCGGACCGGGACCCGCTCGGCGAGGAGCCCGTCGGCGATCCGCTCGGCCGCGCGCGCCGCCTCCTGGACGGGGCGCAGCACCCAGCGGGTGATGACCCACACCATGGCGCCGAGGACGACGACGAGGGCGAGGGCCCCGACCGACAGCACCCGCAGGACGAGCCGGATCGTCTCCTCCTCCGGGGCGAGGGTGTAGATCGTGTAGAGCTCGTACGTGCCGGCGGCGGGCAGGGTGACGGTGGCGCCGACGACGATCCCGGGCTCCTCGCCGTCCTCGGCGGGCAGGCCCACCGCCTGCCAGTGCTGCCCGCCCTCGGCGGCGAGGGCGGCGCGCATCTGGTCCGAGACGACCTCGCGGGGGGCGTTGTTCGTGGCCGGCTCGGCGATGGTCACCGCCGAGGACTCGTTGGGCGAGCGCATGAGGACCGTGCCGAGCGCGCCGGAGGAGGAGGACTCCAGCGCGTCGATCCAGTCGTTGGCCACCTGCTGGACCTGCTGGCCGGTCGTCGCCGTCGCCGAGTCGAACGTCTCCTGCGCGTCACGCGAACGCAGGGCGGCGTCGGCGAGGATCTGCTCGACCCGGGCGTCGTAGAGGCCGTCACGGACCTGGTTGCCGATGACGCCGCCGAGCAGGGCCAGCGCGACGGCTCCGCCGACGACGGTGATGGTCACCACCCGGACGCTCAGCGAGGTGCGCCACCGGCCGGCGGCCGTGAGGATCTTGCGGCGCGCGCGCAGGCGCAGCGGCTCGGTGGCGCGCGGCCGGTAGGTCGTGGCCGGTCCCGCACGGTGGGGGACCGAGCCGCGCGGGAGCGCGGGCGCGGCCGGGAGGCTCGCGCCGCGGCTCTCGGCGACGTCCCGGCTCACCCCTGCGGTGCCCCCGCCCGGTACCCCACCCCACGGACGGTGACGATGACCTCGGGGTGCTCGGGGTCCTTCTCGACCTTGGCCCGCAGGCGCTGGACGTGGACGTTGACCAGGCGCGTGTCGGCGGCGTGGCGGTAGCCCCAGACCTGCTCCAGCAGCACCTCCCGGCTGAAGACCTGCCACGGCTTGCGCGCGAGGGCGACGATGAGGTCGAACTCGAGCGGCGTGAGGGAGATGGGCACGCCGTCCCGGGTCACCTCGTGGCCGGCGACGTCGAGCTCGAGGTCGCCGATCCGCAGGCGCTCGGGCTCCGGGTCCTCCTGGCGCCGCAGCCGGGCGCGGACCCGCGCCACGAGCTCCTTGGGCTTGAACGGCTTGGCCACGTAGTCGTCCGCGCCCGCCTCGAGCCCGGTGACGACGTCGAGGGTGTCGGACCTCGCCGTCAGCATGACGATGGGCACGTCGGACTCCGCGCGGATGATCCGGCACACCGCGATGCCGTCGAGGCCCGGGAGCATGAGGTCGAGCAGGACGAGGTCGGGCTGCTCGGCGCGGAAGATCTCGGGCGCCTGGGCGCCGTCGGCGCAGAAGACGACCTCGAAGCCCTCGGCCTCGAGCACGATGCCGATCATCTCGGCGAGCGCGGTGTCGTCGTCGACCACGAGGAGGCGTGCATTCATGTCCACATGGTGTCATCCCGCGACCACGGTTCGTGCCCGGCCCGCCGTGGACGGCCACCGGCGTGGGGGGCCCGTGGCACCATGAACCCAGACGAGGCGGGGTGCGCCCCCAGGGGAGGCAGGGCATGACGATCGAGGACGACGGCCGGGACGAGAGACCCGGTCCCCCCGGCGCGTCCGCGGACCCCGACCGGTACGGCCGCTACGGGCAGTACGGCGCGGACCGCGCCGGCCCGGCCGAGACCCCCGACCCGCGCCCGCAGCCGCGATACGGCCAGTACGCCCCCGTCGGCGGCCGGCCGGACCCCGCGGTGCTGCCGGACCCGGCGGCCTGGCAGGACCCCGCCGCCCGGCCGGGCCCCGCGGCCTGGCAGGACCCGGCGGCCCGGCCGGGACCCGTGGCCTGGCAGGACCCCGCGGCCGACCTCCGGCCGCCCGCTCCCGCGCGCTGGGCGGACGCCGCGCAGCGCCCGCCCGCCTACGGCCAGTACGGCCCGCAGCCGGGACCGGCCGGGCCGGGCATCGCCCGCCCCTACGGCCCCGCCGGCTTCGCCGGACCGGTCCAGCCCGGGATCATCCCGCTGCGCCCGCTCAACCTCGGGGAGATCCTCGACGGCGGGTTCCGGGCGATCCGGGCCAACCCCAAGGTCATGTTCGGCCTCTCCCTCCTCGTCCTGGGCATCGCCTCGGTCATCGAGGCCGTCGTCCTCGTGGTCTTCCTCGGCCAGGCGGTGCCCGTGCTGGACCCGGCCCTCCTCGAGGGCAGTGCCACCGCGAGCGAGGCGCTGGGCGTCGGCCCGGGCAGCGTGCTCGGCCTCCTCGCGGCCGCCGTGGCCGTCTTCCTCGCCACGATCATCCTCACCGGCCTGCTCATCATCTCCGTGAGCCAGTCCGTCCTCGGCCGGGTGGTGAGCATCGGCGAGGTCTGGACCCGGGCCAGAGGACGCCTCGGCGCCCTGGTCGGCCTCACGGTGCTCATCGGCGTGGCCGCGACGATCGCGATCACGCTCGTCGTCGTGGTCTCCGCCCTGCTCATCGGCGCTCTCGCCACGGCCCTCGGCGACAGCGCCGGCGTGCTCGTCCTCCTCGGCCTGCTGATCTTCGCCGCCGCGGTCGTCGCGACCGCCTGGCTGTCGATCAAGCTCGCGCTCGCCGCCCCCGTCCTCGTGCTGGAGCGCGCCTCGGTCATGACGTCGTTGCGCCGCTCGTGGTCCCTGACCGCCGGGCACTTCTGGCGCATCTTCGGCTCCCTCGTGCTGTCGTCGATCATCGTCTCGGTGATCTCCTACGCCCTCATGGTGGTGCCCACCCTCATCACCGCCCTGGTGGCGACGAGCCCCGACGCGATCGTGACAGCGACCGTCGTCACGACCGTCCTGTCGGTCCTCATCTCCGCCGCCACGACGCCGTTCCTCGCCGCCGTGCTGGCCCTGGTCTACATCGACGTGCGGATGCGCAAGGAGGGCCTCGACGTCGAGCTGGCCCGCGCCGCGGGGGCATGAGCCCGGCGCCCGCCGTCATCCTCCCCGTCGGCGTCCCGGTCCGCCCGGACGCCGAGGAGGCGCGCCGCTGGGCGCAGGAGGAGCTGGCGAAGGCGGCGTACTCCGACTCCCCCGGGCTCGTCGAACGCTTCCTCGACTGGCTCGGCCGGATCCTGGGCCGCGTGGGCGATCTCGACACGCTCACCCCGCCCGAGCTCGTGCCGGTGCTGCTGGTGGTGGGCCTCGTCGTCGTCCTCGTCCTCGCCCGGGTCCTCGGCGGGCGGGTGCGCCGCGGCCGGGCGCGGGACGTCGCGGCCGGGACGGCGCTGTTCGAGGACGACCGCAGCAGCGCCGACCTCCGCGCCGCCGCCGACGCCGCGGCACGTCGCGGCGACCACGCCGCCGCCGTCCTGGACCGCTTCCGCGCGATCATCCGCGGTCTGGACGAGCGCGGCGCCCTGGACGACCGCGCGGGGCTCACCGCGCACGAGGCCGCGGCCCTGGCGGCCGGTGCGCTGCCGGGCCTCGCCGGGCCGCTCGGCTGGGCGGGGCACCTCTTCGACGACGTCCGGTACGGTCACGCGTCGGCCGGTCCTGCGGAGGACGAGGCCATGCGCTCCCTCGCCGCCCGGGTCTCCGCCGAGCACCCGCGGGTGACCGCCGGGGCGGGCGCCAGTCCGCACGGCGCCGGCACCGGCACCGGCACGAGCACCGGCACGAGCACCGGCCCGGCGGCACGGTGAACGCACCCGCCGCCGCGCCGGTGGTCGAGCGCCGCCCCACCTGGTGGTCGCGCAACCGGTTCCCCGTTCTCGCCTCTCTCGCGTTCGCCGTCCTCATGCTCGCCGCCGTCGCGCTGACGGTGCGGAGCTCCGACCGGCCGCTCGCACCCGACAACCCGCGCCCGGGCGGGGCGCAGGCCGCCGCCGAGATCCTGCGGAGCCAGGGCGTGGAGGTGCGGCCGGCCTCCTCGCTCGCCGACGTCGGCGCGCTCGCCGGACCGGGCTCGACCGTCCTCGTCGTCGACCCCGGCCTGCTCTCGGTCGACCAGCGCGCCGAGATCGTGGCCACCGGGGCGGACCTCGTCATCGCCGGCGACCCCTTCACCGACCTCGAGGGCTTCGGCGTCCCGCTCCTCACCTCCGGCGCCGGGTCCGCCGACCCCGTCGACGCCGCCTGCGCCGATCCCGACGCCGTGGCCGCCGGACGCGTCGGCTTCACCCGCGGCTCCGTCGGTCCGACGGACGGCGGCGGCACCGGAGCCGGCGGCGGCGGCGGCGGCGGCGAGACGGTCGTCTGCTTCCCCGTGGGCGACGGTGACGGCGGGTACGCCGTCTGGTCGGACGGCGCGCGGACCGTGCGCTACCTCGCCGACGAGCGACTCATGACCAACGAGTTCCTCGCCGCCGAGGGCAACGCCGCCCTGACCCTGCGGGCGCTCGGCGGGCACGACGTCCTCGTGTGGTTCCTGCCCGGCGCCGTCGACACCACGAGCACCGGGGCCTCGGTGCCCCTCGTGCCCCCGGGGGCCACCACCGCCCTCACCGTCCTCGCCGCGGCCGCCCTGGTCCTCGCGCTCGCCCACGGGCGTGCGCTCGGGCCCGTCGTCACCGAGGTCATGCCCGTGGTGGTCCGCTCCGCCGAGACGACCCGCGGCCGTGGCCGCCTCTACCGCCGCTCCGGTGCCCACGACCACGCGGCCGCGAGCCTGCGCGCCGGGACCGCGGACCGGCTCGCCCGCACCCTCGGCCTGCCGCGGTCGGCGGGCCCCGACGCGCTCCTCGGTGCCCTGGCACGCGCCACCGGTCGCCCCGACCCGGGCCTGCGGCAGCTGCTGTACGGCCCACCCCCCACCAGCGACGCCGCCCTCCTGGCGCTGTCCGCCGAGCTCGACGCCCTGGAAAGCGAGGTCCACCAGTGACGACCCCTCCGTACGGCCCTCCGCCCGCGACCCCGGCCGCCCCCGCCGCCCCGGCGGAGCCGCCGGCCGCCGGGCCGGACGCGCGCGCCCCGCACGCCGGGGACGCCCACGCCGCCGGGTCTCCCGCCGGCCCCGACCGTGCCGGCTCCCGCCACGCCGGCTCGCAGGCGCGCGAGCGGCTCGGCGGCCTGCGCGCCGAGATCGGCAAGGCGGTCGTGGGGCAGGACCCGGCGGTCACCGGGCTGGTCATCGCCCTGCTGTGCGGCGGGCACGTCCTGCTCGAGGGCGTCCCGGGGGTGGCCAAGACGCTCCTCGTGCGGACCCTCGCGGCGAGCCTGGCCCTGGGCACCAAGCGGATCCAGTTCACCCCCGACCTCATGCCCGGCGACGTCACCGGCTCGCTGGTCTACGACGCCCGCACCGCCGAGTTCTCCTTCCGGGAGGGCCCGGTCTTCACCAACCTCCTCCTCGCCGACGAGATCAACCGGACCCCGCCCAAGACCCAGGCCTCCCTCCTCGAGGCCATGGAGGAGCGCCAGGTCTCCGTCGACGGCGAGCCGCGGGCACTGCCGCAGCCCTTCATGGTCGTGGCCACGCAGAACCCGGTCGAGTACGAGGGCACCTACCCCCTCCCGGAGGCGCAGCTCGACCGGTTCCTCCTCAAGCTGGTCCTGCCCCTGCCCGAACGCGGGCACGAGGTGGAGGTCCTGCGCCGGCACGCCCACTCCTTCGACCCCCGCGACCTCGCCGGCGCCGGCGTGCGGGCCGTGGCCGGCCCGGGCGACATCGCCGCCGCCCGCACGGAGGTCGGCCACGTCGAGGTCGGCCCCGAGGTGCTCGGCTACATCGTCGACCTCGTCCGGGCGACCCGGACCTCGCCGTCGCTGTCCCTGGGTGTCTCCCCGCGCGGGGCGACGGCCCTGCTGGCGACGTCGCGGGCCTGGGCGTGGCTGAGCGGCCGGTCGTACGTCACCCCCGACGACGTCAAGGCGCTCGCGCACCCGACGCTGCGGCACCGGGTGCAGCTGCGGGCCGAGGCCGAGCTCGAGGGCGTCACCGCCGAGACCGTCCTGGACGGGGTCCTGGCCACGGTGCCGGTGCCGCGCTGATGGTCCCCACCGCGCGCGCGGCCGCCGTCACCGCGCTTGGCGCCCTCCCGGCGGCGGTGTGGCCCACGACGACCACGGTGGCGCTCTGGGTGGGGCTCGTGGTCCTCGCGTGCCTCGTCGACGCCGCGCTGGCCGCCTCCCCGCGGGCGGTGACCGTCGAGCGGTCGGTCGGGACGTCGGTGCGCCTCGGGGAGGCCGCGACGTCGGTGGTGACCCTCACGAGCACCGGCACCCGCCGTCTGCGCGGGAGCCTGCGGGACGCCTGGCCGCCCTCGGCGGGCGCCACGGCCGACCGGCACCGCCTCGACCTCCCCGCCGGTGAGCGGCGCCGCGTGCGCACGGCCCTGCGCCCCACCCGGCGCGGGGACCGGCCCGCCGACCTCGTCACGGTCCGCACCGTGGGCCCCCTCGGCCTCGCGGGCCGGCAGGCCTCCCACCCGGCCCCCGCCACGCTGCGGGTGCTGCCGGCCTTCACCTCACGCCGTCACCTCCCCTCCCGCCTGGCCCGCCTGCGCGAGATGGACGGACGCACCGCCGTCCTCGTCCGCGGTCAGGGGACGGAGTTCGACTCCCTGCGCGAGTACGTCATCGGCGACGACGTGCGCGCCATCGACTGGCGCGCCACCGCCCGCCGGGCCGACGTCGTCGTGCGCACGTGGCGGCCCGAGCGCGACCGCCGCGTCCTGCTCGTCCTGGACGTCGCCCGCCTGTCCGCCGCCCGGCTCGGCGAGGCGCCCCGCCTGGACGCCCAGATCGAGGCCGCCCTCCTGCTCGCCGCCCTCGCCTCACGGGCCGGCGACCGGGTCGACCTCGTCGCCGTCGACTCCGAGGTGCGCGCCCGGGTGGCGGGCGAGACCGGTCCGCGGCTCCTCGGCGCGCTGGCGTCGGCCCTGGCGCCGCTCGAGCCGTCCCTCGTCGAGACGAGCTGGACCCGCGTCACCCAGGTCGTGCGCGACCTGCCCCACCGCACGCTCGTCGTCCTGCTCACCGCCCTCGAGCCGACGGCCGTCGCGGCGGGCCTGCTACCCGTGGCGTCCGCCCTGGCGCGGGACCACGCGGTGGTGCTGGCCTCCGCGTCGGACCCCGAGGTGGAGGCGCTGCGCCGGGACCGCTCCGACACCGACGCCGTCTTCGACGCCGCGGCCGCCGAGCGGGCGGAGCTCGAGCGCCGGGCGGCCGCGCTGCGGCTGCGCCGACGGGGCGTGGAGGTCGTCGAGGCCGCCGCGGACGACCTCGCGCCCGCACTGGCGGACACCTACCTCGCGCTCAAGGCGGCAGGGCGGCTGTGAGACGTAGGCTCGCCGGATGAGCCCGGCGCAGGCCCCCACGACGGCCCGGGTCGACGTGTGGCTGTGGTCGGTACGGCTCTTCCGCACCCGGTCCCTCGCGACGGCGGCGTGCAAGGCCGGGCACGTCCGCATCAACGGCGAGCGGGCCAAGCCCGCGGCGCCCGTCGGCCCCGGGGACCGGGTGGTCGTGCGCGGCGGCGAGCGCGAGCGCGACGTCGAGGTCGTCCAGGTCCTGCTCAAGCGGGTCGGCGCGCCCGCGGCGGCCGCAGCCATGGTCGACCACAGCCCCGCCCCGCTGCCGCGCGAGGTGTTCGCTGTCCCGCGGCGCGAGCGGGGTGCCGGCCGGCCGACGAAGCGGGAGCGGCGCGACATCACCCGGCTGCGCGGCCACTGAGGCCGGGGCGACCGTGACCGGTGCCGGGTGGCACCAGGTGGTGCCCGGGACGCACCCCGTGGTGCACGCCAGCGGCACGGGGAGGCGCCGTCCCGGCGCCGTGACGCGGCGCCGGGACGGCGCCGATCGTGACCGGAACGCAACGAAAGTCCCAGGTCCGGACCGTGGCGACGCGCCAGAATGAGGCATGGACGCCGGCAGGCAGCTCGCCGACCGGGGATCCGGGAGGGACGTGGTGCGGGCCGTGCTCGCCACGGTCGCCGCCATGGCCCTGACCCTGGTCACAGTCGCGTGTCTGCCGGCCGACGGCCCGGGGCCGTCCGACCCGACCACCCAGACCCCCTCGGGGCCGGCGACCACCGGCCCGGAGCCCACGTCCGCCACCACCGGGCCCGCACCGTCCACCACCGAGCCCGCACCGTCCACGACCGAGCCGGCACCCGCCACCACCGAACCCGCACCCGCCACGACCCCGCCCGCACCCGCCACGACCCAGCCGCCACCCGCCCTCACCGAGCT
Coding sequences within it:
- a CDS encoding LpqB family beta-propeller domain-containing protein, producing MTSRRSVRLLAVLLAALVALAGCVSLPRSGPVSASQPELPPSEGIGLFAAGPREGASPQEIVEGFLTASAAGYSDEFLVARQFLAGPAVQAWQPLEQVRIYADNPAPSFGRTDDGGVRLTVAAEASVDSAGHYTESPPETTIEAGFTLVRNAAGEWRIVELDDGVLLPAANFRSLYAQGAVYFLTPEQDALVPDVRWYPRENQATALVRGLLDGPSQWLSPGVVTMVPAGTRMTVEAVTVADGVARVDLSADALSADPEERAALYAQVERTLLGVPGVQLIQITAAGAPYEVTEPIPELSSYPYTTGSLVVVADGALAEVVAGEVVPLAGGSLAGLDARSPALGYETEQPTLVLLDGADRLVTAPSAQSQSFLLAQGSALVAPSVDIDGWVWTSPQESAGDVVAVQDSGTRVAVDVPWLAGGRVHALRISREGARAVVVWESGGRTLIDVAAVVRGLDGVPRALAEPVRIGERMTTATDAAWVDEQTVAVLGTSGGDAAPVVHLLPIGGPTTRLPAVDGAVTITAGRGDRSLVVGTESGRIYERNGASWRPVLTEAFFPTLPG
- a CDS encoding DUF4129 domain-containing protein: MSPAPAVILPVGVPVRPDAEEARRWAQEELAKAAYSDSPGLVERFLDWLGRILGRVGDLDTLTPPELVPVLLVVGLVVVLVLARVLGGRVRRGRARDVAAGTALFEDDRSSADLRAAADAAARRGDHAAAVLDRFRAIIRGLDERGALDDRAGLTAHEAAALAAGALPGLAGPLGWAGHLFDDVRYGHASAGPAEDEAMRSLAARVSAEHPRVTAGAGASPHGAGTGTGTSTGTSTGPAAR
- a CDS encoding glycerophosphoryl diester phosphodiesterase membrane domain-containing protein, which gives rise to MTIEDDGRDERPGPPGASADPDRYGRYGQYGADRAGPAETPDPRPQPRYGQYAPVGGRPDPAVLPDPAAWQDPAARPGPAAWQDPAARPGPVAWQDPAADLRPPAPARWADAAQRPPAYGQYGPQPGPAGPGIARPYGPAGFAGPVQPGIIPLRPLNLGEILDGGFRAIRANPKVMFGLSLLVLGIASVIEAVVLVVFLGQAVPVLDPALLEGSATASEALGVGPGSVLGLLAAAVAVFLATIILTGLLIISVSQSVLGRVVSIGEVWTRARGRLGALVGLTVLIGVAATIAITLVVVVSALLIGALATALGDSAGVLVLLGLLIFAAAVVATAWLSIKLALAAPVLVLERASVMTSLRRSWSLTAGHFWRIFGSLVLSSIIVSVISYALMVVPTLITALVATSPDAIVTATVVTTVLSVLISAATTPFLAAVLALVYIDVRMRKEGLDVELARAAGA
- the mtrA gene encoding MtrAB system response regulator MtrA → MNARLLVVDDDTALAEMIGIVLEAEGFEVVFCADGAQAPEIFRAEQPDLVLLDLMLPGLDGIAVCRIIRAESDVPIVMLTARSDTLDVVTGLEAGADDYVAKPFKPKELVARVRARLRRQEDPEPERLRIGDLELDVAGHEVTRDGVPISLTPLEFDLIVALARKPWQVFSREVLLEQVWGYRHAADTRLVNVHVQRLRAKVEKDPEHPEVIVTVRGVGYRAGAPQG
- a CDS encoding DUF4350 domain-containing protein, with amino-acid sequence MNAPAAAPVVERRPTWWSRNRFPVLASLAFAVLMLAAVALTVRSSDRPLAPDNPRPGGAQAAAEILRSQGVEVRPASSLADVGALAGPGSTVLVVDPGLLSVDQRAEIVATGADLVIAGDPFTDLEGFGVPLLTSGAGSADPVDAACADPDAVAAGRVGFTRGSVGPTDGGGTGAGGGGGGGETVVCFPVGDGDGGYAVWSDGARTVRYLADERLMTNEFLAAEGNAALTLRALGGHDVLVWFLPGAVDTTSTGASVPLVPPGATTALTVLAAAALVLALAHGRALGPVVTEVMPVVVRSAETTRGRGRLYRRSGAHDHAAASLRAGTADRLARTLGLPRSAGPDALLGALARATGRPDPGLRQLLYGPPPTSDAALLALSAELDALESEVHQ
- a CDS encoding MoxR family ATPase; this translates as MTTPPYGPPPATPAAPAAPAEPPAAGPDARAPHAGDAHAAGSPAGPDRAGSRHAGSQARERLGGLRAEIGKAVVGQDPAVTGLVIALLCGGHVLLEGVPGVAKTLLVRTLAASLALGTKRIQFTPDLMPGDVTGSLVYDARTAEFSFREGPVFTNLLLADEINRTPPKTQASLLEAMEERQVSVDGEPRALPQPFMVVATQNPVEYEGTYPLPEAQLDRFLLKLVLPLPERGHEVEVLRRHAHSFDPRDLAGAGVRAVAGPGDIAAARTEVGHVEVGPEVLGYIVDLVRATRTSPSLSLGVSPRGATALLATSRAWAWLSGRSYVTPDDVKALAHPTLRHRVQLRAEAELEGVTAETVLDGVLATVPVPR
- a CDS encoding RNA-binding S4 domain-containing protein; amino-acid sequence: MSPAQAPTTARVDVWLWSVRLFRTRSLATAACKAGHVRINGERAKPAAPVGPGDRVVVRGGERERDVEVVQVLLKRVGAPAAAAAMVDHSPAPLPREVFAVPRRERGAGRPTKRERRDITRLRGH
- a CDS encoding DUF58 domain-containing protein; protein product: MVPTARAAAVTALGALPAAVWPTTTTVALWVGLVVLACLVDAALAASPRAVTVERSVGTSVRLGEAATSVVTLTSTGTRRLRGSLRDAWPPSAGATADRHRLDLPAGERRRVRTALRPTRRGDRPADLVTVRTVGPLGLAGRQASHPAPATLRVLPAFTSRRHLPSRLARLREMDGRTAVLVRGQGTEFDSLREYVIGDDVRAIDWRATARRADVVVRTWRPERDRRVLLVLDVARLSAARLGEAPRLDAQIEAALLLAALASRAGDRVDLVAVDSEVRARVAGETGPRLLGALASALAPLEPSLVETSWTRVTQVVRDLPHRTLVVLLTALEPTAVAAGLLPVASALARDHAVVLASASDPEVEALRRDRSDTDAVFDAAAAERAELERRAAALRLRRRGVEVVEAAADDLAPALADTYLALKAAGRL
- the mtrB gene encoding MtrAB system histidine kinase MtrB; translation: MSRDVAESRGASLPAAPALPRGSVPHRAGPATTYRPRATEPLRLRARRKILTAAGRWRTSLSVRVVTITVVGGAVALALLGGVIGNQVRDGLYDARVEQILADAALRSRDAQETFDSATATTGQQVQQVANDWIDALESSSSGALGTVLMRSPNESSAVTIAEPATNNAPREVVSDQMRAALAAEGGQHWQAVGLPAEDGEEPGIVVGATVTLPAAGTYELYTIYTLAPEEETIRLVLRVLSVGALALVVVLGAMVWVITRWVLRPVQEAARAAERIADGLLAERVPVRGHDELAVLGDSFNEMAESLQRQIERMEELSRLQQRFVSDVSHELRTPLTTIRMAGELIHDARDSFDPAVRRSAELLHTQLDRFESMLADLLEISRFDAGAAALEVEERDMRDIVQRVVELTAILAERKGSEIRLQLPAGPCTVEVDSRRVERVLRNLLANAIEHGEGRPIDLTVAGSATTVAVRVLDHGVGMTAEEALHVFDRFWRADPARARTTGGTGLGLAISQEDARLHGGLLEAWGEIGVGASFRLTVPRHAGAVLGVSPVPLNPHEEPATITQEVSSAAGPESWSELAEEGS